In one uncultured Methanoregula sp. genomic region, the following are encoded:
- a CDS encoding PAS domain-containing methyl-accepting chemotaxis protein has protein sequence MDLKDIESILKKASEGDFSARVDETAAGPELKSLAQAANRIIEKLGKTTEMKSRADIMMKYNPLAMTILTKSRARIFINKKYETLWRGTHDELMKKKLSDYDINIISGEHYYACFETRKPTTTQILVKFSDGIKKYMTLYSIPLLDKNGEVDAAFFIYVEYTELQEKMDAVKEVEQRVDRIIQENPFSLITIDTKLNIRISNQAFLKLTGYSRERASTLSMKDFRFIKNKGESVEGTIKSKHRSQGESVIEFPSGTYTLEWYYIPLLDAAGNVESLLVVYNDITDRRKKEAEVKKLMEDSQQKADALSSSAAILQQGLALIAKGDLSFLAPIADGDPLIILKKDYNAAVVSVKNVIGELEKAVRQLEVTTADTSKSTIEISKSTEQVAIQTQKSADGTKKQLDETEKVSKEISDLSASIEEIASTSHTLMDHAQKAATEGNQAAELGKIATSKMMMVEKIAGESVTEITALNDRMKEISNIVKMIADISSQTNLLALNAAIEAARAGEHGRGFAVVAGEVRNLAGESKTATNQIGELISSIQDNSNKTSAAIKSSYNEIQAGIESVNKTIEALNRITAESNIVANGVTEITKATEDQAQATTRVMSGMEKSSAITRENQERMEDMAALAEETSASTEEIASASAELAEMAERLKKMMEQFKLK, from the coding sequence ATGGATCTGAAGGATATTGAGAGCATATTGAAAAAAGCCAGTGAAGGAGATTTTTCGGCAAGGGTAGATGAAACCGCTGCCGGCCCTGAACTGAAATCCCTTGCACAGGCAGCGAACCGCATTATTGAGAAGCTCGGGAAGACCACGGAGATGAAAAGCCGTGCCGACATCATGATGAAATACAACCCGCTGGCGATGACCATCCTCACCAAGAGCCGGGCACGGATATTCATCAACAAGAAATATGAGACGCTCTGGCGCGGGACCCACGACGAGCTGATGAAAAAGAAGCTTTCAGATTATGACATCAACATCATTTCCGGTGAACACTACTACGCCTGTTTCGAAACAAGAAAACCCACCACCACGCAGATCCTGGTGAAATTTTCGGATGGCATAAAAAAATACATGACCCTTTACTCCATCCCGCTCCTGGACAAGAATGGCGAGGTTGATGCAGCCTTCTTCATCTATGTCGAGTACACGGAACTCCAGGAGAAGATGGATGCAGTCAAAGAGGTTGAGCAGCGGGTGGACCGGATCATCCAGGAGAACCCGTTCTCCCTCATCACCATCGATACGAAACTGAACATCAGGATCTCCAACCAGGCGTTCTTAAAACTCACCGGGTATTCCCGCGAACGGGCCTCCACCCTCTCCATGAAAGATTTCCGGTTCATCAAGAACAAGGGCGAATCGGTTGAAGGGACCATCAAATCCAAGCATCGCAGCCAGGGAGAGTCCGTTATCGAGTTCCCGTCAGGAACGTACACACTCGAATGGTATTACATCCCCCTCCTTGACGCTGCCGGCAATGTTGAGAGTCTTCTCGTGGTTTACAACGATATCACGGACCGGCGCAAGAAAGAGGCCGAAGTCAAGAAACTGATGGAAGACTCGCAACAGAAAGCAGATGCACTGTCGTCAAGTGCCGCAATCCTCCAGCAGGGTCTTGCCCTTATAGCAAAGGGCGACCTGAGTTTCCTGGCACCTATCGCTGATGGCGACCCGCTCATTATCCTTAAAAAGGATTATAATGCTGCCGTAGTTTCAGTGAAAAATGTTATCGGGGAACTGGAAAAAGCAGTCCGGCAGCTTGAGGTCACTACAGCCGATACCAGCAAGAGTACGATCGAGATCTCCAAATCGACCGAGCAGGTTGCCATACAGACCCAGAAGTCCGCAGATGGTACCAAGAAGCAGCTGGACGAGACCGAGAAAGTGAGCAAGGAAATCTCTGACCTCTCCGCATCCATTGAAGAGATTGCCAGTACCTCCCACACACTCATGGACCATGCCCAGAAAGCAGCAACTGAAGGCAACCAGGCTGCAGAACTGGGCAAGATCGCTACCAGCAAGATGATGATGGTGGAGAAGATCGCGGGAGAAAGCGTGACCGAGATCACTGCGCTCAATGACCGGATGAAGGAGATCTCCAACATCGTCAAGATGATAGCCGACATATCGAGCCAGACCAACCTCCTTGCCCTCAATGCCGCCATTGAGGCCGCCCGGGCCGGGGAACATGGCAGGGGTTTTGCGGTCGTGGCCGGGGAAGTACGCAACCTTGCCGGGGAATCCAAGACTGCCACGAACCAGATCGGGGAACTCATCAGCTCCATCCAGGATAACAGCAACAAGACCTCGGCGGCTATCAAGAGTTCCTATAACGAGATCCAGGCCGGCATCGAGAGCGTGAACAAGACGATCGAAGCTCTCAACCGGATCACCGCCGAATCCAACATCGTGGCAAACGGTGTCACCGAGATCACCAAGGCTACCGAAGACCAGGCCCAGGCTACCACCCGTGTTATGTCCGGTATGGAGAAATCCAGTGCCATCACCCGCGAGAACCAGGAGCGGATGGAAGACATGGCAGCCCTTGCCGAGGAAACCAGCGCATCCACCGAGGAGATCGCCAGTGCATCGGCCGAACTTGCAGAGATGGCAGAACGCTTGAAGAAGATGATGGAACAATTCAAACTGAAGTGA
- a CDS encoding chemotaxis protein CheW: protein MASTIDVVEFELGGERYALDIQLVREIVEMMQITPIPRAPPFISGVINLRGEITNIMNLNTLLGLANQQIRDNQKIIVLVPEAAGGSNVGIIVDDVSSVLQVLESDIDHIGEGFASDFSSFVKGIIKVKVDDSQNDNAKEKNLIIWIDMQKVLKDAAELSH, encoded by the coding sequence ATGGCATCGACTATTGATGTAGTAGAATTTGAGCTGGGGGGCGAACGCTATGCCCTCGATATCCAGCTCGTGCGGGAGATTGTCGAGATGATGCAGATCACCCCGATTCCCCGTGCCCCGCCGTTTATCTCGGGCGTGATCAATCTTCGCGGAGAGATCACCAATATCATGAACCTGAACACGCTCCTTGGCCTTGCCAACCAGCAGATCCGGGACAACCAGAAGATTATTGTCCTTGTCCCGGAAGCTGCGGGCGGAAGCAATGTCGGGATAATTGTTGATGACGTGAGCAGCGTACTGCAGGTTCTCGAGAGCGATATCGATCACATCGGGGAAGGTTTCGCATCGGATTTCTCCTCATTTGTGAAAGGCATCATCAAAGTCAAAGTTGATGACAGCCAGAATGATAACGCCAAGGAGAAGAACCTGATCATATGGATCGACATGCAGAAAGTCCTAAAAGACGCTGCAGAATTGAGCCATTGA
- a CDS encoding AAA family ATPase — MKIQSGDIITIITFSHHKGGTGKTTSCLNIAGFCARKGKKVLVVDCDPQANATAGLGISLSGSDRNMYDVFMSRIEDFPETKIIDIIKRTDSGIDLAPSHLDLVGIDPYLYRAENRAGILKEALGRIRDSYDLILVDTPPSMGQLFINGLFAADRIVVTLDSGTFALDGVTTMSTIFGDIRDDLGKDIRPDMAIVTRWGEGNQTVREVSEPARQQDLLSLIRNIFYKKPEPTAAELEAEKERTAEHERLEKVLAEIRQRFPLVFTVPFSPVVYEAQKRGLPLSHFAPDSSAGHAYETITDEVMRWI; from the coding sequence ATAAAAATTCAATCAGGTGATATCATAACGATCATAACTTTTTCCCATCATAAAGGCGGCACCGGTAAAACCACATCCTGCTTGAACATTGCCGGGTTCTGTGCCCGCAAGGGGAAAAAAGTGCTGGTCGTGGATTGTGATCCCCAGGCAAATGCCACGGCGGGTCTCGGGATCAGTCTTTCGGGTTCTGACCGGAACATGTACGATGTTTTCATGAGCAGGATCGAAGACTTTCCTGAAACAAAAATTATCGATATCATCAAACGAACCGATTCCGGGATCGATCTGGCCCCCTCCCATCTGGACCTGGTGGGCATAGATCCGTATCTTTATCGCGCAGAGAACCGTGCAGGAATTTTAAAGGAGGCCCTTGGCCGGATCAGGGACTCCTATGATCTTATTCTCGTGGACACTCCCCCGAGTATGGGGCAGCTGTTCATCAACGGGCTATTCGCGGCGGACCGTATTGTCGTAACCCTCGACTCAGGAACATTTGCCCTGGACGGGGTTACTACCATGAGCACGATCTTTGGCGATATCAGGGACGATCTTGGAAAAGATATCCGCCCCGATATGGCTATCGTTACCCGCTGGGGTGAAGGAAATCAAACGGTCCGCGAAGTCAGTGAGCCTGCCCGGCAGCAGGATCTGCTATCGCTTATCCGGAATATTTTTTATAAAAAACCCGAACCTACCGCTGCAGAACTGGAAGCAGAAAAAGAACGCACTGCCGAACACGAACGGCTGGAGAAGGTGCTTGCTGAGATCAGGCAGCGTTTCCCTCTCGTGTTCACGGTCCCGTTCTCCCCGGTGGTATACGAAGCCCAGAAACGGGGGCTTCCATTATCCCATTTTGCTCCGGACAGCAGTGCAGGTCATGCTTACGAAACCATTACAGATGAGGTGATGAGATGGATCTGA